TCTTCGTGCGCAGCGATTGAGCATCGCCTGCGGCGAAGTCGCTCATGAACTGAAGGATCGCCTTGACCTCCTCCTCGCTGCACTCCATCGGCTTGGCGTTCTGGAGGCTGACCTTCGGGTCGAGCGTGAGATACTCGGCGACGGCGTTCGGGTCGACCGTCGTCGGGCCGCGCGGCGGTGGCGGAGGCGGCGGCGGAGGCGGCTCTTCTTTCTTGCAGCCCGTCACGAATGCAGCCATCGGCAGCGCGACGGCGCAAAGTGCGAGCAGCGACAGCGATTTACGAACCAGGCTGGTCATGGTTCACCACCTTCACTTCGCGGTTGATTCGCCTCATCAGCCCCGTCAGCACCTTGCCCGGAGCCAGTTCATGATAGCGACCCGAGACGTGGTTCCCAAGCCACTGGCAGGACTGGCTCCAGCGCACCGGCGAGGTGATCTGCTCCACGAGGCGGCGGCGGATGGAATCGGCGTCGCTGCCGTGCGGCTGAGCGGTCACGTTGGATACGACGGTGAATCCCGGGGCGTCAAACGGCACCGCCGCCAGAGCCTCTGCCATGCGCCCGGCCGCCGGCGCCATGAGGGCCGAATGGAACGCGCCGGCGACGGCCAGCGGCGTGGCGCGAAGCCCCATCTCACCGGCAGCGTCGAGCGCATCTTTACAGGCGTCGGCATCACCCGAAAGCACGATCTGTCCCGGCGCGTTGAAATTGGCGGGCACGAGCACGCGGCCGCGCGCCACCCGCTCGCACAACTCGTGCGCCTGGGCGTCGTCGGCGCCGATGAGAGCGACCATCGAGCCGCTGCTCGCTTCTGCGGCATCCTGCATGAACCGGCCGCGCTGCGCCACGAGGCGCAGGCCATCTTCGAACGAGAAGACGCCCGCGAGGTGCAGCGCGGTGTATTCGCCGAGACTCAATCCCGCGCAGGCCGCGATGCCGGACGCATCAAGTTCGGCGCCGGCCGCGCGAAAGCAGGCGACGGATGTGACGTAGATGGCCGGCTGGCTGACGTCAGTCTGATTGAGCCGCTCGACCGGACCTTCAAAGCAGATCCTTGAGAGCGGCGCGCCCAGCGAGTCGCCGAGGATGCGGTCCGCTTGTGCGAAGGTTTCGCGGGCGCCGTCCGACGCCTCGACCCAGGCGCGGCCCATGCCCACGACCTGCGCGCCCTGACCGGGACAGAGAATGATGGTGTTTTCCGCCATGTGATCCGTCTCACCTTTGTGTCTTCGGGAATCGCGCCGAGGAGAACCGTGGAGCGGCTAGAGGCGCCAGATGCTCGTGCCCCAGGTCATCCCGCCGCCCATCGCCACAAACGCGACGACGTCGCCGGCGCGCACGCGGCCGGCGTCGCGCAGTTCGTGCAGGCAGATGGGCACGCTGCCGGCGCTCGTATTGCCGTATCGATCGATGTTGACGTAGAAGCGGTCTTCCGGCATCGCGAGTCGTTTGCGCGTGGCTTCGATGATGCGGGCGTTGGACTGGTGGGCGATGATCATCGCCACCTCGTCCATCGCCACACCCGACTTCTTCAGTGCTTCCTCGAGCGCTTCAGGGAATTTCGTAACCGCGAACTTGAAGACCTCTCGGCCCTTCATCTGGAGGTACTCGAGTTTGGTTTCGTTCCAGTCCACGTCCGGCGGGACGTGCTCCTCGCGCGTGGGAATGTAGAGGTAGTCCCAGAGCGTGCCATCGGAGTACATCGATTGGAAGAGGCAGCCGCGCGAAGTATCGTCGGTGCGCCGCAGGATCGCGGCGCCGGCGCCATCGCCCGAGAGGACGCTGACTTTGCGATTGGTGTAGTCGGCGACGCGCGTGAGCGAGTCGGCGCCGATGAGAGCGATGGTGCGGTAGCCTCCCTGGCGGATGAGCGAGTCGCTGACGTTCAGGCCGTAGACGAATCCGCTGCAGGCGGCGGTGAGATCGAACGAGCCGGCGGGGACGGCGCCGATGCGGCCCGCGACGCGGCTGGCGGTGCTCGGGCAGGTCATGTCCGGCGTGCAGGTGGCGACGATGAGCAGGTCGAGGTCCTTGGCGGCCACGCCGGCGCGGCCCAGCGCCTGGCGCACGGCGGCTTCACACAGCGAGGTGACGTCTTCGCCGAGTTTCGGATCGCTGCGGTATCGCGTCTTGACGCCGGTGCGCTGGACGATCCACTCGTCGCTCGTGTCCATCATTTTCTCGAGATCGGCGTTGGTTAACGCCGTGCTCGGAACCGCCATGCCGGTGCTGAGAATCTCGACCCCGCACTGACCTGCGCTCACCCCACACCCACCTTAGTGTCGGCTTCGGCGATGCGCTTGACCAGCGCCTGGTTCACGCCCTGACTGACCATGTTGCGGCTCTTGAGTATCGCGTTAGTGATCGTGCGCGCTTCGGATGAGCCGTGGCAGATGATGCAGATGCCGTTGACGCCCAGCAGCGGCGCGCCGCCGTGCTCGTGGTAGTCGTGCAGCGCGTAAATGCGCTTCTGTACCGGCTTGAACCGTTCCACCAGGTTGGGATCGATCGCAGCAATTTCCCGCGCGATCGTGCGGAACAGGCCGGAAGCGAGACCCTCTGCAAGTTTGATCACGACGTTGCCCACGAAACCGTCCGTAACGACGACGTCGGCGGCGTGATCAAACAGCGACCGCCCTTCGACGTAGCCGACATAATTGAGATCGGGCGTGGCGCGAAGCAGGTCGCGCGTGGCCTTGATGATTCCCGTGCCCTTGCCCTCTTCGCCGCCGATGTTCATCATGGCGACGCGCGGGCTGGCGATGCCGAGCACCTCGCGGGCGTAGACCTCGCCCATGAGGCCGTACTGGGCCAGGTGCGATGCCCGGGGATCGGGATTGGCGCCGACGTCGCAGAGCACGACCGGCCCGCCGAACGTGGGGAGGATGACCGCGATGCCCGGCCGGTGCACGCCTGGCAGGCGGCGAAGCGACATCTGGGCCGCGGTGACGCAGGCGCCGGTGTTGCCTGCGGAGATGATGACATCGGCGCTGTCTTCGGCCCGGCGATGGGCCAGTTCGGACATGACGACGATCGAACTTCGAGGCTTGGAGCGGACCGCTTCGACGGGCTGCTCATCCATGCCGATCTCATCGGGCGCATCGACAACCCGCAAGCGCGGATCAGTGATGGCCGCGGCCGCAATGGCCTGACGGATGACGGCCTCCTTGCCGACGAGCAGGAGTTCATCACCGGGATCGAGTGATTTGAGGGCCGCGAACGCGCCGTCGAGGATGGCGCCTGGCGCGTGATCGCCGCCCATCACGTCGATGGCGATCCGCATGGTTTAGTCTTCCTCGGAAGTCTCAGTCTTCAACTGGAGACCGGGCCGAACGTACCCGCAGTTGGCGCAGGCGCAGTGCGGCAGTTTGTTCTCGCCGCAGTTGGGGCACAGCGTCGTGTGTTCGCCGCGCAGAGCGTGGTGGGCACGACGCCGGCGCTTGCGACCGGGTGAAGTTCGATGTGTGGGATGCATGACCGAAGGCCTCGCAAAGATCGGGTCAATGATAGCGCGGGGTTGTGCCGAATCCGGCCCGCGGACGGGCGCGGCCAACCAGCCGGCGGCCGCGTGAAAACGGCAAAAACACGTCCTCAAAGGTAGTTCGGATCGGTGATTCAGTCAAGGCGCGTGTTCGATGCCCACTTGACCCGCCGCCGCGAATCGGTACGCTTGAGTTCAGTCGGCCCGGCTTGCCCTGGCCCCCTGCCTCCCTAGCTCAGTTGGTAGAGCAGCTGACTCTTAATCAGCGGGTCGAAGGTTCGAGTCCTTCGGGGGGCATTGCCCTGCGCCCGATTCGGCGGCCCAGCCGGCCGGCGACGCGAGGCGAAACACCGCTTCGCGTGCAAGGGCCGGGAGCGCCGGCGACATTCACACCGGGGGCTGCCTTCGAACTCACCTGCGGGGCGCACAGGGCCGGGGCCTATCGTTCAATGATCGTACCAAACTCCCGTATCACCTCGCCGCAAGAGGGCTTTTCGACATTGTCCGATCACCCGGACCACGCGCTGCCCGCTGCTTTCGATCGCCAGGACTGCGGCGTCGATGCGCACTTCTCGACCGACTGGTGCTTCCGGCTGCGCTTTACGTTCGATGCCCTCTCGCCCGCCAACTCCCTGCTGGCTGACGCTTTCGATATCGACTCCGCCCTGCGCCGCGCGCGGGTGCTCGCGTTTGTCGATCAGGGCCTGGCGGACGTCTCGCCCTCTGTTGTCGATCGCATCGCGGCCTACGCCGAGGCCCACTCGGATCGTCTCGAACTCGTCGGGCGGCCGGTGCTGATCCCCGGCGGCGAGCGCGCCAAGAACGACCGCGCCATCTTCGATCGCGCGGTGGCGGCGATCCATGACGCCGGACTTTGCCGCCGTTCGTATGTGCTGGTCATCGGCGGCGGCGCGGTGCTCGACGTGGTGGGCTTTGCCGCGGCGGTGGCGCATCGCGGCGTACGACTCGTGCGAATGCCCAGCACCGTGCTTGCACAGGATGACTCGGGCGTTGGCGTCAAGAACGGCGTCAACGCGTTCGGCAAGAAGAACTTCCTTGGCACGTTTGCGCCGCCGTGGGCGGTCATTAACGACTTCAGCCTGCTCGCGACGCTGAGCGACCGCGACTGGTGCGCGGGGTTCAGCGAGTGCGTGAAAGTGGCGCTCGTGAAGGACGCGGGCTTTTTTGAGGAGTTGAGTGATGCGGCTCCACGGCTGGCCGCACGCGATGGCGATGCCGCGGCAGGCGTCATCCGGCGCTCGGCCGAACTGCACATGGCGCACATCGCCACCGGCGGCGATCCGTTCGAACTCACCGCGGCCCGGCCGCTCGATTTCGGCCACTGGGCCGCGCACAAGCTCGAGCAGATGACCGATTTCGAAATGCGCCACGGCGAAGCGGTGAGCATCGGTCTCGCACTCGATTCGACGTACTCCATGCTGCAGGGCTGGCTGAGCGAAGCGGACCTGCGCCGCATCGTGAGCGTACTTCAAACTCTCGGACTGCCGACCTTTCATCCTCATCTTCGGCGCACGGATGAGCTGCTCGCCGGGCTTGAAGAGTTCCGCGAGCACCTCGGCGGGCGGCTCACGCTTGCCATGCTGCGCGGCATCGGCGGCGCCTTTGACGTGCACGCGATGGACCGGGCCGTCCTGGCCGAGGCCATCGAGCGCCTCGCGGGCGAAGCAGGCGAAGCGCAGCGCTCGTAGAGTACATCTGGAACGCATCTCCCGAGACGAAGGAGGATCGCATGGCCACGGCAACGCCATCCTGCCCGGCGACGCGCTCGAAGGTGATCGAGCTTTATTTCATGGAACACCGCGCCAAGGTGCTCGACCTCGCGGCATTTCTCGATCGGCTTGACCGGGCATCCGACGATCTGGGGCATGAGGACTTTCGAGTCGCGGCACTCAAGGAAGCCATGCGCATCGTGCTCGACGGCAAGGGCGAACGGGCGAAGCGCGTGCTCGACCACTTCAGCGATCCGACCGACCAGCCGCTCGAGTCGGCTGCGGGAATGAAAGGCGCCTTTGGCGTCTATCCCGGCGTGAAGCGAGGCGCGCGATGACCTACATCGACCCGCACATTCACATGGTCTCGCGCACGACCGACGACTACCAGCGCATGGCGCAGGCGGGGTGCCTGGCCATCACGGAGCCGGCCTTCTGGGCGGGGTTCGACCGGTCGAGCCCGAGGGGTTTCTACGACTACTTCCGGCAGCTCACCGAATCTGAGCCGAGCCGGGCGGCGCAGTTCGGCATCCGCCACTTCACCTGGCTGTGCATCAATCCGAAGGAGGCCGAGGACCCGGGCTTAGCGCGCGAAGTGATGTCGCTCATTCCCGATTTTCTCGATCGGCCCAACGTGCTGGGCATCGGAGAGATCGGTCTGAACAAGAACAGCCGCAACGAACTTGAGATCTTCGAAGCGCACGTCGAACTAGCGGCGCAGCGGAACCAGCTCATTCTCGTGCACACGCCTCATCTCGAAGACAAGCGCAAGGGAACGCGGCTGATCATGGATGCCATCCGGCGCAACAGCCGGATCGACCCCGGTCGCGTGCTCATCGACCACGTGGAAGAGCACACGGTGCAGATGGTGCTCGACGCCGGCTTCTGGGCGGGAATGACGCTGTATCCCGACACGAAGTGCACGCCGCAGCGCGCGGCGGACATTTTCGAGATGTACGGCACGGAGCGGATCTGGATCAATTCGGCAGGCGACTGGGGGATCAGCGACCCGCTGGCGGTGCCCAAGTGCCAGGTGGAGTTGCGCCGGCGCGGTCATACGGAAGACCTGGTTCGGCGCGTATCGCTGCAGAATCCTCAGACGTTTCTGAGTCAATCGCCGAAATTCAAGGTCAATGAGCGCTGATCCGCTGCCAGCCAGGCGAGTTGGGTACTGCACCAACGTGCATCCCGGGCGGACGCTTGCTGAAACGCGCGATCAACTGGATCGACACGCCGTGGCCATCCGCGAGCAAATCGCACCCGACGGCGCACTGAATGTCGGCCTCTGGCTCTCAGCTGGTTCGGCATTGGAACTCGACTCCCCCGCCGACATCGATGCGTTCAAAGCATGGCTCGATGCGCGCCAATTGCGCGTATTCACGCTCAATGGCTTTCCCTACGGCGACTTTCACGACCCGGTTGTCAAGCATCGGGTCTACGAACCGTCCTGGAGCGATCCGCGCCGGCTTGTGTACACGCTCGAACTGGCGCGCATTCTCGCGTCGCTCATTGATGAGGGTGAGCACGCCGGCATATCGACGCTGCCGCTCGGCTGGCCGGGTGAGCCGTGCGCGGCTGTCGATGCCCAGGCGGCGGTTCATCAGTTGCGAATCGCCGCCGCCGAGTTGAACCGCATCGCCGGAGAGACCGGGCGGCTGGTTCATCTCGACATCGAGCCTGAGCCCGGCTGTATCTTCTCGACGAGCAGCGATTTCTGCCGATTCTACCGGCAGCAATTGCTCAGCGGCACGTGCGCCGCGGAGGAGCGGATCATCCGCCGCCACATCCGCGTGTGCCATGATGTCTGTCACGCCGCGGTCATGTTCGAGACGCAGCGGGAAGCGCTCAACCGCTATGCCGCGGAAGGCATCGCGATCGGCAAAGTGCAGGTCTCCAGCGCCATCGAGGCGACTGCTCCGGCCGACGATGAGGCGCGAGAGGATCTGATCCGATCTCTGCAGCCCTTCGCCGAAGATCGATACCTGCACCAGACGAGCATCCAGCGGGAAGGTATCCGGACATTCTTTGAAGATCTTCCCGCGGCGCTGGCGCAGCCGCCTTCCGGCAGAGCGGAGCGGTGGCGCATCCACTACCACGTGCCGATCAGTTCGGAACACATGGGGCCGCTGGGCACCACGCAGTCCGCCATCACCGAGTGTCTTCAACTGCTCGCAGAAGCGCCCGTGCGCGATCTCGAAATCGAAACGTACACGTGGGGTGTTCTGCCCGAGCGCGAGCGCCCCGGCAGCATTGCCGAGGGGATATCAGGCGAGATGAGGTGGCTGCTGGGCGAGCTGGATCGCCTGGGCATCGCGTGCGAGGCCGCGGCATGAACATCCGAGCCTGGCTGGAACTGATGCGGCTCTCCAACGCGCCGACGATTGTGAGCAATGTTCTCGTGGGCTGGGCGATCGGCCTGGCGGCGGGCGGCGACGGGGCGTGGTCCGGCGCGGCGCTGACGGCGCTGGCCATGCTGCTGCTCTACATCGGCGGCATGGCGTTCAACGACGTGATGGACGTTGAGATCGACAGGCGGCAGCGGCCGAGCCGGCCGATCCCATCCGGGCGCGTCACGCGCAGCGCTGCGGCGATGTTCGTGATGGCCTGCTTCCTCGCAGCGCTGGGCATTCTTGCCACCCAGGACCTGATGGCGCTCGCGTGGGGCTTTGTCCTCATGATCGCGATTGTTCTGTACGACATCATTCACGCGCGCACGGTGGTGTCGGTGGCGCTCATGGGCCTGTGCCGCGGCCTGGTCTATGTGACGGCGGCGATAGCGGCGGGCTGGTCGCCGCAGTGGAGCGAGCCGCTGCTTCTGCCTGTGGCGCTGATGACCTACGTGCTGAGCTTCTCGCTGGTGGCGCGTAGTGAGGCGGGAAGCGATCGCGTGAAGTTCGAGTCCATCATCGTGCTGCTGCCGATGTGCTCGGTTGTGTTCGGCGAATTCGTGTCGAGCAGTGCGCCGGCGTGGCTGACAATCCTCGGCCGCGCGGCGTTTCTCATCTGGACGCTCGGCGTGGCGATGTACGTGCAGCAGCCGCAACGGAACGTGGGCCGAGCCGTGGCGGGGTGGATCGCCGGCATCGCGCTGCTCGATCTGTATCATCTCACGCGGCTGGACCAGCCCGAAGCAGCTCTGGCCGCCGGTGCGTGCTTCCTGCTCACGCTGATCGGGCAGAAGTGGATCGCAGGAACCTGAGATGGCGCACTCGACTGCGGTAATCAACATCGTCGGATTGTCCGCATCGCTCGTCGGCGAGCACACGCCGCGCCTCAGCGCGTTTGCCGGCGCGGGGCGAACGCAGCGGCTCAGGCCGGTGCTGCCGGCGGTGACGTGCAGCGTACAGTCGAGCATGCTCACAGGTTTGCCGCCGCGCGAGCATGGCATCGTCGGCAACGGGTGGTATGACCGCACGCAGTGCGAAGTGCAGTTCTGGAAACAGTCGAACCGGCTCGTGGGCGGCGAGAAGGTGTGGGAGACGGCGCGGCGGCGCGATCCCTCCTTCACGTGCCTGAACATGTTCTGGTGGTACAACATGTACTCGTCGGCGGACTGGTCCGTCACGCCGCGGCCGCAATATCGCGCCGACGGGCAGAAGATCCCCGACTGCTACAGCCACCCGGCCGAGCTGCGCGACCTGCTTCAACGCCAACTCGGGCCGTTTCCGCTGTTCTCATTCTGGGGGCCGGGTGCGTCGATCGAGTCGAGCCGCTGGATCGCCCGCGCCACGCAACTGGCGTGGGAGAGGCACCAGCCGACGCTCACCCTCGTCTACCTCCCCCACCTCGATTACGCGCTGCAGAAGGTCGGGCCGAATCATGCGTCGATCCCGGGCGAGTTGCGCGCGATCGACGCCGCGGCCGGCGAACTGCTCGATTTCTTCACGCAGCGCGATGTGCGCGTGATGCTGCTGAGCGAATACGGCATTGAGCCGGTCGATGATGCCGTGCACATCAACCGCGTGCTGCGCGAGGCGGGCTGGCTGGCGGTGCGCGAAGAGAACGGTCGCGAACTGCTCGACGCCGGCGCGAGCCGGGCGTTTGCCGTGGCCGATCACCAGGTGGCGCACGTGTACGTGAACGACGAGGCGCTGCTAACCGAGGTACGAGGTGCGTGCGAGAGGACGCAGGGCGTGGCCGAGGTGCTCGACCGCGCCGCGCAGCGCGAAGCGGGTATCGACCATGCCCGAGCGGGTGAACTCGTGCTCGTGAGCGAAGCGCGGCGGTGGTTCAGTTACGACTACTGGCTGGATGACCGCCGGGCGCCGGACTTTGCGCGGACCGTGGACATTCACCGCAAGCCCGGCTACGACCCACTCGAGCTGTTCATCGACCCGGCGATCGCTCTGCCGAAGGCGCGCCTCGCGTGGAAACTGCTCCGCAAGAAGCTCGGCCAGCGCACACTGTTCGACGTGATCCCGCTCGACACGCGCCTCGTGCGCGGCTCACATGGCCGGGTGGATCAAGCGCCGGAGCATCAGCCGGTGCTCATCACGCAGCACGGAGCCTCGGATGCCGACGAACTCCGCTGCACCGCCGTACGCGATGTCATGCTGAGTCACTTGCAAGATTGAGCCGTTCACTTCGGCGTGGCCTCGCGCTGGATGCGGATGGATTCGACGGGAATCAGCGGGCCGGTGTTGATGCCCGGGCAAGTGCGGCCGGCGCGCTGCCAGTCGCGCGGGTGGCGGAGATTCTCGGGCCAGAAGGGCCAGGTGCGGCACTGCATCGGCCGGGCCCGGTAGATGCCGCACACCGCCTTGCCAGGGACGCTCGTGCGATCGAGAAACACGCAGTCGTAGCCGTGCTCGCCGGGCTGCTCGGTGAGTGAGCGCCGGCCGTGCAGTTGCCGCGTGTAGCGCGATTCGGTTTCCTGCTCACTCAGTCCCAGCGTCGCAGCGATGGCGCGGAGTTCATCATCACCCACCCACACGAAGCCCGTCGGCCCGGTGCAGCAGTTGCCGCACTGCGTGCACTCGAAGCGCAGGCCGTCGGCGTACCAGTCGGAAGAGATCGGGTGGACGTGGGTCATGTCGAATGGGCGCGCTCCGCTGCGCAAAGCCGCCGGTTCGCGGCTAACTCGATTCCTGGATGCCTCGATGCCTCGGTCCCTTGATGGCTGATCCAATCATTCGCCGGATGGGAACAGATTGCCCTGGCCTGGGACTTCGGTGCTGGCGCGCTCGCGCACATCCTGTGCTTCGTCGATGAGCTGGTCGAGGCCGTGAAACTCCTTGTAGACGCTGACGAAGCGCACATAGGCGACCTGGTTGAGTTTGCGCAGACGCTGGGCGACGCGCTCGCCGATGGTCAGCGCCGGCACTTCGCGCTCGAACTCGCGGTGCAGTTCCTCGTCGATCTCTTCGACGATCTGCGTCTTGGCCTGCGAAGCGATGGGCAGCTTGCCGCATGCGGACTCGATGCCGGCGAGGATCTTCTGCGGGTCAAAGGCCTGGCGGGTGCCATCGCGCTTGACGACCATGAGCCGGCCTGCGGTTTCGACGCGCTCGTAGGTGGTGAAGCGTTTGCCGCAGCGATTGCAGACGCGCCGGCGACGGATCGCCTTGCCGCCCTCGCTGGCGCGGCTGTCGATCACGCGGTCATCGTTGGCGGCACAGGCTGGACAGATCACCCCTCGGCTCCATGCAATATCTGGTGGGGCCGGAATCGGCGCCATCCTATGTTGTGGAGCCTGCCTGCGGAAGTCAAACGCATGCCGCAGCATCCGTCGGCCGGTCAGTCGGGGATGTCGGGCACTTCCACCTCGGACTTGTGGCTGACGACGAGGGTGTATTCGATGGTGGCGTCCTTGCCGCTGGCCGGCAACTCGACATCCCAGCGGAGCAGCCCGGAAGAACGCTGCCGCAGCCGATAGTGCTCATCGCGACTGACCGATGGCGAGATCGAAGTCGTCGAAACGGAGATGCGCTCATCGCGCGTCATGGGCGAGCGGTCCCACACCTCGACGGCGACGGTCTGGCCGGTTGAATTGCTCGCCTTGATGCGGTACTCGACAAGTGTTTCGCGCCCGTCGCCGAGCAGGCCGGTCGAGCGCGTGCGGGCGGATTGCTTGATGCGCTGGGCGCGCACGCGGTGGTCGGTGCCGAAGAAGAGTTCGAGCCGAGAGCCGGGCGCGACGTATGGAATGGTCGTCTCGCCGACGTACTCGCTGCCCAGAAAGAGCGATGCCGGGCCGGGCAGCCAGTGGATGCGGCTGGTGTTCTGCATCGTGCCGCGCAGAAAGGCGCTGTCTGAGATGACCGGTACGGCAACGTAGCGGAACTCGGGCCGCTCCCTGAACGTGCCCAGGCGCAGCCGCTGTGCGTGGGCTTCTCCGCTCGGGATCGTGATGGGCTGCGAAATGCGAAAGACGGTGAAGGGCGGCGAGCCAAGCGAGCCGGTCGAGGTGACCGTGCCGCCCTGGCCCACCAGTTGAGCGAGCGTCGCACGGCCGGCGAGCAGCGGCCCCGTCTCGCGCTGCTGACGGATGCTCATCGACGGTGACTCTCTCTCATTCGACTCGACGAGCCCCGGCGAGAGCGAGGGCGGTGAGGTGGGGTCGATAACCGGCTGCGTGGAATAGGCGAAGTTGACATCCTTCCACAATTCGCCGGTGTTCTGTTCCAGTTCGAGTTCGAGTTCCATGGTGGAGTGCGTGAGGTTCGCATCGGTGCGCACGTTGTATTGAACATGCGTCCGCACGCCCGAGGCAAGGTAGTTGAGTTGCACCTGCACGGCGGAGGACTCGCCCTCGGCGACGGAAATGCCCAGCAGGGCCGAGCGCTCCAGTGGCGGGCCGGTGGCTTCGTACTCGGTCCTTTCCAGCGTGAGGCGATCGACTTCGCCCTGGACGACGCGCTGCTCTTCAATGACGCCGCGCCGCCGCTCGAGCAGCGCGGCATTCTGCTCGGCGAGGTACTTGGAGACGCGGGTGATTTCTTCGAGATCGATCTTGCCCGAACCGACCTGCTCGCCGGACTGCTGGGCGGTACGTTCGGCGATGGCGTCGAGCAGGCTCTCCTCCTTGGCGATGACCTGCAGCTTTTCGTCGAGCATTGCCAGCGCTTTGCGCGCCTCGCCCAGCCGCGCAACCAGATCGGCCAGGCCGGCGCTGTAGGTCTCTACGTCCTCGCTCACTTCAAAGACCAGGCGCGTGACTTCGGCCCGGCCGCCGGCGTCGGCGCGGATCGAAGCCGGTTCGATGGTGGAAGGCAGTTCGGTGAAGCGCACTTCGTGCTGGCCGG
This sequence is a window from Phycisphaerales bacterium. Protein-coding genes within it:
- a CDS encoding TatD family hydrolase, which encodes MTYIDPHIHMVSRTTDDYQRMAQAGCLAITEPAFWAGFDRSSPRGFYDYFRQLTESEPSRAAQFGIRHFTWLCINPKEAEDPGLAREVMSLIPDFLDRPNVLGIGEIGLNKNSRNELEIFEAHVELAAQRNQLILVHTPHLEDKRKGTRLIMDAIRRNSRIDPGRVLIDHVEEHTVQMVLDAGFWAGMTLYPDTKCTPQRAADIFEMYGTERIWINSAGDWGISDPLAVPKCQVELRRRGHTEDLVRRVSLQNPQTFLSQSPKFKVNER
- the plsX gene encoding phosphate acyltransferase PlsX, translating into MRIAIDVMGGDHAPGAILDGAFAALKSLDPGDELLLVGKEAVIRQAIAAAAITDPRLRVVDAPDEIGMDEQPVEAVRSKPRSSIVVMSELAHRRAEDSADVIISAGNTGACVTAAQMSLRRLPGVHRPGIAVILPTFGGPVVLCDVGANPDPRASHLAQYGLMGEVYAREVLGIASPRVAMMNIGGEEGKGTGIIKATRDLLRATPDLNYVGYVEGRSLFDHAADVVVTDGFVGNVVIKLAEGLASGLFRTIAREIAAIDPNLVERFKPVQKRIYALHDYHEHGGAPLLGVNGICIICHGSSEARTITNAILKSRNMVSQGVNQALVKRIAEADTKVGVG
- the fabD gene encoding ACP S-malonyltransferase, with translation MAENTIILCPGQGAQVVGMGRAWVEASDGARETFAQADRILGDSLGAPLSRICFEGPVERLNQTDVSQPAIYVTSVACFRAAGAELDASGIAACAGLSLGEYTALHLAGVFSFEDGLRLVAQRGRFMQDAAEASSGSMVALIGADDAQAHELCERVARGRVLVPANFNAPGQIVLSGDADACKDALDAAGEMGLRATPLAVAGAFHSALMAPAAGRMAEALAAVPFDAPGFTVVSNVTAQPHGSDADSIRRRLVEQITSPVRWSQSCQWLGNHVSGRYHELAPGKVLTGLMRRINREVKVVNHDQPGS
- a CDS encoding ketoacyl-ACP synthase III — encoded protein: MSAGQCGVEILSTGMAVPSTALTNADLEKMMDTSDEWIVQRTGVKTRYRSDPKLGEDVTSLCEAAVRQALGRAGVAAKDLDLLIVATCTPDMTCPSTASRVAGRIGAVPAGSFDLTAACSGFVYGLNVSDSLIRQGGYRTIALIGADSLTRVADYTNRKVSVLSGDGAGAAILRRTDDTSRGCLFQSMYSDGTLWDYLYIPTREEHVPPDVDWNETKLEYLQMKGREVFKFAVTKFPEALEEALKKSGVAMDEVAMIIAHQSNARIIEATRKRLAMPEDRFYVNIDRYGNTSAGSVPICLHELRDAGRVRAGDVVAFVAMGGGMTWGTSIWRL
- a CDS encoding alkaline phosphatase family protein encodes the protein MAHSTAVINIVGLSASLVGEHTPRLSAFAGAGRTQRLRPVLPAVTCSVQSSMLTGLPPREHGIVGNGWYDRTQCEVQFWKQSNRLVGGEKVWETARRRDPSFTCLNMFWWYNMYSSADWSVTPRPQYRADGQKIPDCYSHPAELRDLLQRQLGPFPLFSFWGPGASIESSRWIARATQLAWERHQPTLTLVYLPHLDYALQKVGPNHASIPGELRAIDAAAGELLDFFTQRDVRVMLLSEYGIEPVDDAVHINRVLREAGWLAVREENGRELLDAGASRAFAVADHQVAHVYVNDEALLTEVRGACERTQGVAEVLDRAAQREAGIDHARAGELVLVSEARRWFSYDYWLDDRRAPDFARTVDIHRKPGYDPLELFIDPAIALPKARLAWKLLRKKLGQRTLFDVIPLDTRLVRGSHGRVDQAPEHQPVLITQHGASDADELRCTAVRDVMLSHLQD
- the eboE gene encoding metabolite traffic protein EboE; this translates as MSADPLPARRVGYCTNVHPGRTLAETRDQLDRHAVAIREQIAPDGALNVGLWLSAGSALELDSPADIDAFKAWLDARQLRVFTLNGFPYGDFHDPVVKHRVYEPSWSDPRRLVYTLELARILASLIDEGEHAGISTLPLGWPGEPCAAVDAQAAVHQLRIAAAELNRIAGETGRLVHLDIEPEPGCIFSTSSDFCRFYRQQLLSGTCAAEERIIRRHIRVCHDVCHAAVMFETQREALNRYAAEGIAIGKVQVSSAIEATAPADDEAREDLIRSLQPFAEDRYLHQTSIQREGIRTFFEDLPAALAQPPSGRAERWRIHYHVPISSEHMGPLGTTQSAITECLQLLAEAPVRDLEIETYTWGVLPERERPGSIAEGISGEMRWLLGELDRLGIACEAAA
- a CDS encoding 3-dehydroquinate synthase; amino-acid sequence: MSDHPDHALPAAFDRQDCGVDAHFSTDWCFRLRFTFDALSPANSLLADAFDIDSALRRARVLAFVDQGLADVSPSVVDRIAAYAEAHSDRLELVGRPVLIPGGERAKNDRAIFDRAVAAIHDAGLCRRSYVLVIGGGAVLDVVGFAAAVAHRGVRLVRMPSTVLAQDDSGVGVKNGVNAFGKKNFLGTFAPPWAVINDFSLLATLSDRDWCAGFSECVKVALVKDAGFFEELSDAAPRLAARDGDAAAGVIRRSAELHMAHIATGGDPFELTAARPLDFGHWAAHKLEQMTDFEMRHGEAVSIGLALDSTYSMLQGWLSEADLRRIVSVLQTLGLPTFHPHLRRTDELLAGLEEFREHLGGRLTLAMLRGIGGAFDVHAMDRAVLAEAIERLAGEAGEAQRS
- the rpmF gene encoding 50S ribosomal protein L32; protein product: MHPTHRTSPGRKRRRRAHHALRGEHTTLCPNCGENKLPHCACANCGYVRPGLQLKTETSEED
- a CDS encoding YkgJ family cysteine cluster protein, with translation MTHVHPISSDWYADGLRFECTQCGNCCTGPTGFVWVGDDELRAIAATLGLSEQETESRYTRQLHGRRSLTEQPGEHGYDCVFLDRTSVPGKAVCGIYRARPMQCRTWPFWPENLRHPRDWQRAGRTCPGINTGPLIPVESIRIQREATPK
- a CDS encoding UbiA family prenyltransferase, with product MNIRAWLELMRLSNAPTIVSNVLVGWAIGLAAGGDGAWSGAALTALAMLLLYIGGMAFNDVMDVEIDRRQRPSRPIPSGRVTRSAAAMFVMACFLAALGILATQDLMALAWGFVLMIAIVLYDIIHARTVVSVALMGLCRGLVYVTAAIAAGWSPQWSEPLLLPVALMTYVLSFSLVARSEAGSDRVKFESIIVLLPMCSVVFGEFVSSSAPAWLTILGRAAFLIWTLGVAMYVQQPQRNVGRAVAGWIAGIALLDLYHLTRLDQPEAALAAGACFLLTLIGQKWIAGT